A region from the Dehalococcoides mccartyi CG5 genome encodes:
- the dapB gene encoding 4-hydroxy-tetrahydrodipicolinate reductase: MTPIKVVVHGASGKMGQEVLKTLCQENNFHPVGAVDIRAENPAMALPDGSGSIPYSADLSSILSQTKPDVMVDFTVAKASMPAVRIAAAHKVNLVIGTTGFSPEEISEIEQLAKTNDIGIILAPNFALGAIIMVHLAQVASRFLSSAEVIELHHDKKLDSPSGTALVTVASMLEARGEAFNKPPKENLTDARGQEHDGIRVHSVRLPGLLAHQEVIFGAAGQTLTIRHDAFSRECYMPGVLLAIKEIVHTKGFVFGLDKLLKL; encoded by the coding sequence ATGACACCTATAAAGGTTGTAGTTCACGGTGCCTCAGGCAAAATGGGCCAGGAGGTCTTAAAGACCCTGTGCCAGGAAAATAACTTTCATCCGGTGGGAGCAGTGGATATACGGGCGGAAAACCCTGCCATGGCTCTGCCGGATGGCAGCGGTTCTATCCCCTACTCGGCAGACCTTTCTTCCATTCTTTCGCAGACCAAGCCTGACGTAATGGTAGATTTTACTGTTGCCAAGGCTTCCATGCCTGCCGTCCGTATTGCCGCCGCCCACAAGGTTAATCTGGTCATAGGCACTACCGGCTTTTCACCTGAGGAAATATCTGAAATTGAACAGTTAGCCAAAACCAATGATATTGGAATTATACTTGCACCCAACTTTGCCCTTGGTGCTATAATAATGGTTCATTTGGCACAGGTTGCTTCGCGCTTCCTTTCCAGTGCTGAGGTGATAGAACTGCATCATGATAAGAAACTGGACTCACCTTCCGGCACCGCTCTGGTCACAGTAGCGTCCATGCTGGAAGCCAGGGGTGAAGCTTTTAACAAACCACCCAAGGAAAATCTTACAGATGCCCGCGGACAGGAACACGATGGCATACGAGTACATAGTGTACGCCTGCCGGGTCTGCTGGCACATCAGGAAGTTATTTTTGGTGCGGCCGGTCAAACACTGACTATTAGGCATGATGCCTTTAGCCGTGAATGCTATATGCCGGGTGTTTTACTGGCGATAAAAGAAATAGTCCATACCAAAGGTTTTGTTTTTGGTCTGGACAAACTGCTTAAGCTTTAG
- a CDS encoding aspartate-semialdehyde dehydrogenase has protein sequence MGYRVAIVGATGMVGQEFIKVLEKRDFPMDSVSLLASDRSAGKIITVKGEAIEVKETAYDSFNDVDIALFSAGADISRHFAPIAAQHKAIVVDNSAAFRMDPKVPLVVPEVNIEDITKHKGIIANPNCSTIQMVVALYPLHQVNPIKRIVVTTFQAVSGTGINAVDELRTQTRQLLDGQKAVAHVYSHQIAFNVLPEIDVFLDSGYTKEEWKMLEETRKIMHADNIQVSATCVRVPVFTGHSEAITVEFERPMEPEQARDILLRSPGIKVLDETAVKLYPHPWLATGTDEVFVGRIRKDISSPNGLVMWVVADNVRKGAALNAVQIAEELVNRGMIGG, from the coding sequence ATGGGTTACAGAGTGGCCATAGTAGGTGCTACCGGAATGGTAGGTCAGGAATTTATAAAAGTACTGGAAAAACGGGATTTTCCTATGGATTCCGTTTCACTCCTGGCGTCTGACCGCTCTGCGGGCAAGATAATAACTGTAAAAGGCGAGGCAATAGAGGTCAAAGAAACTGCCTATGACTCATTTAACGATGTAGATATTGCCTTGTTTTCTGCCGGCGCGGATATTTCCCGCCATTTTGCCCCTATTGCTGCCCAGCACAAAGCCATAGTGGTAGACAACAGTGCCGCATTCCGTATGGATCCTAAAGTACCGCTGGTAGTGCCTGAGGTAAATATTGAAGACATTACCAAGCATAAAGGGATAATTGCCAACCCCAACTGTTCCACAATTCAGATGGTTGTTGCCCTGTACCCCCTGCATCAGGTAAACCCGATTAAACGTATTGTGGTAACTACTTTTCAGGCCGTTTCCGGTACAGGCATAAACGCAGTGGACGAGCTTCGAACCCAAACCCGCCAGCTGCTTGACGGTCAAAAAGCGGTTGCACATGTATATTCCCACCAGATTGCTTTTAATGTCCTGCCGGAGATTGATGTCTTTCTGGACAGCGGTTACACCAAGGAAGAATGGAAAATGCTGGAAGAAACCCGCAAGATTATGCATGCGGACAATATACAAGTTTCGGCTACCTGCGTCAGGGTGCCGGTCTTTACCGGCCATTCGGAAGCTATTACTGTAGAATTTGAACGCCCCATGGAACCGGAGCAGGCACGCGATATACTCCTGCGGTCACCCGGCATCAAAGTACTGGACGAAACTGCTGTCAAACTCTATCCCCACCCGTGGTTGGCCACCGGCACAGACGAGGTCTTTGTGGGGCGGATACGTAAAGATATATCTAGTCCCAATGGTTTGGTTATGTGGGTAGTGGCTGATAACGTCAGAAAAGGTGCTGCTCTAAATGCAGTCCAGATTGCCGAAGAACTGGTTAACCGCGGCATGATAGGAGGTTAG
- the dapA gene encoding 4-hydroxy-tetrahydrodipicolinate synthase has protein sequence MKELGRLITAMVTPFKTDGTVDYAQAQKLALGLLDSGSDGLVVVGTTGESPTVTWEEEHALFAAVKSAVGNRGKVIAGTGANSTQEALENTLKAEKIGVDACLLVVPYYNKPTQEGLYLHFKTIAEATKLPCILYNVPSRTITHMNPETVIRLSQIPNIVGIKEASGKLDDIAQIINNVRPDFTVWSGNDSDTLPMLAMGSYGVISVASHLVGNQIKDMITSFVSGNTEHAAAIHRHLTPLIRSLFVVSNPIPIKYALNYLGFEVGGLRLPMTEADEKTAALIRESLRGYTIDLPIK, from the coding sequence ATGAAAGAATTAGGCAGACTTATTACCGCCATGGTAACCCCGTTTAAAACAGACGGGACAGTAGATTATGCTCAGGCTCAGAAACTGGCTCTGGGGCTGTTAGATTCAGGCAGTGACGGGCTGGTAGTAGTTGGCACCACAGGTGAATCTCCCACCGTTACCTGGGAAGAAGAACACGCCCTGTTTGCAGCCGTAAAATCGGCTGTCGGCAACAGGGGCAAGGTTATTGCCGGTACGGGTGCCAATAGCACTCAGGAAGCATTGGAAAACACTCTCAAAGCCGAAAAGATAGGGGTAGATGCCTGTTTGCTGGTAGTGCCCTATTATAACAAGCCTACCCAAGAGGGTTTGTATCTCCATTTCAAGACCATTGCAGAGGCTACCAAGCTTCCCTGCATACTTTACAATGTACCCTCACGGACTATTACCCATATGAACCCGGAAACAGTAATCCGCTTGAGCCAGATACCCAATATTGTGGGTATCAAAGAAGCCAGCGGCAAACTGGATGATATCGCCCAAATAATAAACAATGTCCGCCCTGATTTTACCGTCTGGAGCGGAAATGATAGTGATACCCTGCCCATGCTGGCAATGGGTTCTTACGGGGTAATCTCGGTAGCATCACATCTGGTAGGCAACCAGATAAAAGACATGATAACCAGCTTTGTCTCAGGCAATACGGAGCATGCGGCTGCTATCCACCGCCACCTGACGCCGCTGATACGCTCACTCTTTGTAGTATCCAACCCCATACCTATCAAATATGCCCTGAATTATCTGGGGTTTGAAGTGGGCGGGCTGAGACTGCCCATGACCGAAGCAGATGAGAAAACTGCTGCCCTTATACGCGAAAGCCTTAGGGGCTATACTATTGACCTGCCCATAAAATAA
- a CDS encoding GNAT family N-acetyltransferase gives MIQSDNGLYRLEKTDIKHLARVAAEAFRDDPLTVYLLQGDIQKAKRLPIVFEYYAALGIKYGQAYASSPDMEAVSIWFDTPVRISLWQLISCGFPLKNLWCGFNYFQRDMQLNNLCDKMRDQLYPFSNKYLALLAVAPKYRMQGFASKVIRPILAELDRSNVTSYLETQNLQNVNMYRRWGYEEIGQFNLPLSNISLHAMLRKIRKDYHGGNSSSISLQAE, from the coding sequence ATGATACAGTCCGACAATGGTCTATACCGTTTGGAAAAAACGGACATAAAACATCTTGCAAGGGTAGCTGCCGAGGCTTTCAGGGATGATCCGCTCACTGTATATCTTCTGCAGGGAGATATCCAAAAAGCTAAGCGGTTACCGATAGTTTTTGAGTATTATGCCGCACTGGGCATAAAATACGGGCAGGCATATGCTTCCTCACCCGATATGGAAGCGGTTTCCATTTGGTTTGATACTCCGGTTCGTATATCCCTCTGGCAACTTATCAGTTGCGGTTTTCCCTTGAAAAACCTGTGGTGCGGTTTTAATTACTTCCAGAGGGATATGCAACTAAACAACCTGTGTGACAAAATGAGAGACCAGCTGTACCCTTTTAGTAACAAATACCTTGCCTTGCTGGCTGTAGCTCCTAAATACCGTATGCAGGGATTCGCCAGCAAAGTTATCCGCCCTATTCTGGCGGAACTAGACCGGAGTAATGTAACATCTTACCTTGAAACCCAAAACTTGCAGAATGTAAATATGTACCGCCGCTGGGGGTATGAAGAAATAGGCCAATTTAATTTGCCCTTAAGCAATATCTCACTTCATGCCATGCTCAGAAAAATCAGAAAGGACTACCATGGAGGAAATTCCTCTTCAATATCTCTACAAGCTGAATAA